A region from the Aquimarina sp. ERC-38 genome encodes:
- the truA gene encoding tRNA pseudouridine(38-40) synthase TruA, whose translation MFRQRYYYLIKVQYLGFRFHGWQKQPEVNTVQRMVERTLAYVLQHKNFKVLAAGRTDAKVSANEAFIELFLDHQPIETASFLSEFNQNLPQDIKALSIEEVDKNFNIIQHPKQKEYIYLFTFGTKMHPFAAPFMYNIPEELNIEAMKKCARLFEGTHNFRSYCHRPNPKTVLTGTIDYCRIMENTEYIANFFPEKSYLLKIVGTGFKRNQIRLMMGALIDVGKGKRDETFIRKTLDTSEEEIILEHIVPGSGLILNRITLISSEDES comes from the coding sequence GTGTTTAGACAACGTTATTACTATTTAATCAAAGTACAATATCTGGGTTTTCGGTTTCATGGATGGCAGAAACAACCCGAAGTAAATACAGTACAGCGTATGGTAGAACGTACACTTGCTTATGTATTACAGCATAAAAATTTTAAAGTATTGGCTGCCGGAAGAACCGATGCAAAGGTTTCTGCAAATGAAGCATTTATCGAACTATTTTTGGATCATCAGCCTATTGAGACTGCTTCTTTTTTATCAGAATTTAATCAGAATTTACCGCAGGATATTAAAGCTTTATCAATAGAAGAAGTGGATAAAAACTTCAATATAATTCAGCATCCCAAACAAAAGGAATATATCTATCTGTTTACGTTTGGAACTAAAATGCACCCGTTTGCAGCACCTTTTATGTACAATATACCGGAGGAATTGAATATTGAAGCGATGAAAAAATGTGCCCGGCTCTTTGAAGGCACTCATAATTTCAGATCTTATTGTCATCGTCCGAATCCTAAAACCGTACTTACCGGAACCATTGATTATTGTAGAATAATGGAAAATACCGAATATATTGCCAATTTTTTTCCGGAGAAAAGTTATTTGCTGAAGATCGTAGGAACCGGTTTTAAACGTAATCAGATTCGGTTAATGATGGGAGCTTTAATTGATGTAGGAAAAGGTAAAAGGGATGAAACTTTTATCCGTAAAACTTTGGATACATCCGAAGAAGAAATTATCTTAGAACATATTGTACCCGGTTCGGGTCTTATTTTAAATCGAATTACACTAATTAGTTCAGAAGATGAAAGTTAA
- a CDS encoding DUF2461 domain-containing protein — protein MTSVALSNLEFLKDLKENNTREWMQLYKPRYQENEKIFKTLCQQVEEALNKSDTIEKLKIFRINRDVRFSKNKTPYNVHRSASFSRAGAQLRGGYYLRIEPGNSLMGGGFFNPEPADLLRIRKEFEMDDQEIRAILNDKKFKKAFGGFNTEHEVKTAPKGFSKEHPAIDLIRKKAFFVTKSYTDEEVTNADFLDQLISDYQLLRPFFDYMSDVLTTDLNGESLL, from the coding sequence ATGACATCTGTAGCGCTATCCAACCTGGAATTCCTAAAAGATTTAAAAGAAAACAATACCCGGGAGTGGATGCAACTTTATAAACCACGGTATCAGGAAAATGAAAAAATATTTAAAACCCTTTGTCAGCAAGTTGAAGAAGCTTTAAATAAAAGTGATACGATTGAAAAACTAAAAATTTTTAGAATCAACCGTGATGTACGTTTTAGTAAAAATAAAACACCTTATAATGTGCATCGTAGTGCCAGTTTTAGTAGGGCAGGAGCACAACTACGCGGAGGTTATTATTTGCGTATCGAACCTGGAAATTCTTTAATGGGTGGTGGTTTTTTTAATCCGGAACCAGCAGACTTACTACGAATCAGAAAAGAATTTGAAATGGACGATCAGGAAATTCGAGCAATTTTGAATGATAAAAAATTTAAAAAGGCTTTTGGTGGATTTAATACAGAACATGAAGTAAAAACGGCACCCAAAGGTTTTTCTAAAGAACATCCCGCAATTGACTTAATCAGAAAAAAAGCATTTTTTGTAACTAAATCCTATACGGATGAGGAAGTTACAAATGCAGATTTTTTAGATCAGTTAATTTCGGACTACCAACTATTACGACCGTTTTTTGACTACATGAGTGATGTGCTAACCACAGACCTTAACGGAGAATCTCTGCTTTAA
- the epsC gene encoding serine O-acetyltransferase EpsC, protein MAKKIQEIIREIELQKKNPNLKLVLKEKTEVFTSLLFYTLFDSETEVEKNIALLEEIFEELVDLACWESDKPCAKVWESYLIQLPTILKKLTKDANAFINSDPSANSIEEIYLAYPGFYAIAIYRLAHELLKFGLPLVPRLMTEYAHRLSGADINPGAEIGESFFIDHATGIVIGETAIIKDNVKIYQGVTLGGLYVDRKLRSVKRHPTVESNVTIYANATILGGSTVIGENCTVGGNAWITSSVPANSIISYTTEVKIKKVI, encoded by the coding sequence ATGGCAAAAAAAATACAGGAAATTATCAGGGAAATAGAACTTCAAAAGAAAAACCCAAACCTAAAACTAGTTCTAAAAGAAAAGACAGAAGTTTTTACCAGTCTTCTTTTCTATACGCTATTTGATTCTGAAACCGAAGTTGAAAAGAATATTGCCCTTTTAGAAGAAATTTTTGAAGAACTGGTAGACCTGGCCTGTTGGGAAAGTGATAAACCTTGTGCAAAAGTATGGGAGTCCTATCTTATTCAACTACCTACAATTTTAAAAAAATTGACAAAAGATGCCAATGCTTTTATAAACAGTGATCCTTCAGCAAATTCTATTGAAGAAATTTACCTGGCATATCCCGGATTTTATGCTATTGCCATCTACCGGCTCGCTCATGAACTATTAAAGTTCGGGTTACCCTTAGTTCCCCGGCTTATGACAGAATATGCACATCGCTTAAGTGGTGCTGATATTAATCCCGGGGCGGAGATCGGAGAATCCTTTTTTATAGATCACGCTACAGGTATTGTTATTGGAGAGACTGCAATTATAAAAGATAATGTAAAAATATACCAGGGAGTTACCCTTGGCGGACTTTACGTAGATCGAAAATTACGTAGTGTAAAGAGACATCCCACCGTAGAAAGTAATGTTACTATTTATGCAAATGCCACCATCTTAGGAGGTTCCACGGTTATCGGTGAAAATTGTACGGTGGGCGGAAATGCCTGGATTACCAGTTCGGTACCTGCAAATTCTATTATTTCTTATACTACTGAAGTTAAAATCAAAAAGGTAATTTAA
- the cysM gene encoding cysteine synthase CysM produces the protein MPYELVELIGNTPLVEAKTLLSNPNIKLYLKLEGHNPGGSVKDRAAYNMIKSGLERGDINQDSKLIEATSGNTGIALAMIAGVFKINIELVMPENATIERVKTMRAYGAKVTLTSKNKGIEGARDYAQDKVDQEGYIMLNQFANDDNWRAHYKTTGPEIWRDTDHKITHFVSSMGTTGTIMGTSTYLKEQSEAIQIVGVQPTDEASIPGIRKWPEAYLPKIFNPKKVDQVIEVNEEEAIAMAKRLARDEGIFSGMSSGGAVTAALKLAEKLDSGVLVAIVCDRGDRYLSSDIFN, from the coding sequence ATGCCATACGAACTAGTCGAACTCATAGGCAATACCCCTTTAGTCGAGGCAAAAACGCTACTATCCAATCCTAATATTAAGCTGTATTTAAAACTGGAAGGACATAATCCGGGAGGAAGTGTTAAGGACCGGGCAGCTTATAATATGATCAAGTCTGGTCTGGAACGAGGGGATATTAATCAGGATTCTAAATTAATTGAAGCCACTAGTGGAAATACGGGTATTGCTCTAGCTATGATTGCCGGGGTATTTAAAATAAACATAGAATTGGTCATGCCTGAAAATGCCACTATCGAAAGGGTAAAAACCATGCGGGCTTACGGAGCTAAAGTTACTTTGACTTCTAAAAATAAAGGTATTGAAGGGGCAAGAGATTATGCACAGGATAAAGTAGATCAAGAAGGATATATCATGCTAAATCAGTTCGCCAATGACGATAACTGGAGAGCACATTATAAAACCACAGGGCCGGAAATCTGGAGAGATACCGATCATAAAATCACTCATTTTGTATCTTCAATGGGAACCACAGGTACCATCATGGGTACTTCTACTTATTTAAAAGAACAATCTGAAGCCATTCAAATTGTAGGCGTTCAACCTACAGATGAAGCCAGTATCCCGGGGATTCGAAAATGGCCGGAAGCTTATTTGCCAAAAATTTTTAACCCTAAAAAAGTAGATCAGGTAATTGAAGTAAACGAAGAAGAAGCCATCGCTATGGCAAAAAGACTGGCTCGAGATGAAGGTATATTTTCAGGTATGAGCAGTGGCGGTGCCGTTACAGCAGCTTTAAAACTAGCAGAAAAATTGGATTCCGGTGTACTAGTTGCCATTGTTTGTGACCGGGGAGACCGCTATCTAAGTTCGGATATTTTTAATTAA
- a CDS encoding LysM peptidoglycan-binding domain-containing protein, whose translation MVKDKYQPVLELGEKLNIKDGDVKVEGDKLEVRGTAKTQYDKDLLWDKIKQIGGENPDDIMADIKVEDTSVYTHHTVEKGESLSKIAKHYYKDPMKYNKIFEANKDKLDNPDVIHPGQELVIPNL comes from the coding sequence ATGGTAAAAGACAAGTACCAACCCGTTTTGGAGTTGGGTGAGAAATTAAATATTAAAGACGGAGATGTAAAGGTGGAAGGGGATAAATTAGAAGTACGTGGTACAGCTAAAACCCAATATGATAAAGATTTGCTTTGGGATAAGATTAAACAGATCGGGGGCGAAAATCCTGATGATATTATGGCAGATATTAAAGTGGAAGATACTTCTGTCTACACACATCATACGGTTGAAAAAGGAGAGTCTTTAAGTAAAATTGCTAAGCATTACTATAAAGATCCAATGAAATACAACAAAATTTTTGAAGCTAATAAAGATAAACTGGACAATCCTGATGTAATCCATCCGGGACAGGAATTAGTAATTCCAAATTTATAA
- a CDS encoding DUF5723 family protein, giving the protein MKKTSLLNIFLLFTIAASSQSYIGLLTDNYSGVHGVISNPANVVDSRFRTDINLVGISSLFGNDFYSVGLSDLDTDTDFADDSFLDPSDSNNLFGNADILGPSFMFNINAKNSIALTTRGRVLYNVNDISGQTYESLIEDFDDQDDFMVNEGDFFVTGTAWAEIGLTYGRVLMDKQTHFLKGGLTLKYIQGIANFYTLGENVTLDYDADGTALPGGQTSGTIETTGTVTYGSNSDDEFDDFEVAESATGFGADLGLVYEWRPDYKEYQIKNKEGETVWDRNVNKYKLKFGMSLTDLGSINFDGGTQTTYNINGSITEEEYDNAENIEEALNDFYTVIDDGASENSVLPTALHVNGDWNINHKFYVNLNADLSLTSKSKLNANRITNIVTLTPRFERKWFTFQVPLSVLQYSGFQAGTGFRAGPLYLGSGSIISSLISDNVNAIDFYFGLKVPIYHRKVKDQDGDGIKDKVDECPLQPGPAANFGCPWPDNDNDGLLDKDDTCPEVPGPEENKGCPWPDTDEDGLLDKDDACPEVAGPQENNGCPWSDTDNDGVADKDDQCPDVVGTVVNNGCPEVTEEIQNTLNEYAKTILFNLGKSSIKEESDAVLQDIVAILNEYPTAKFSIEGHTDSSGSNITNQKLSDARANAVKTYLIDKGIDQFRLSAIGFGEDRPIASNKTKVGRAQNRRVEINLVKE; this is encoded by the coding sequence ATGAAAAAAACAAGTTTATTAAACATTTTCCTGTTGTTTACTATCGCAGCTTCTTCACAATCCTATATTGGTCTATTGACGGATAACTATAGTGGAGTTCATGGAGTGATTAGTAATCCGGCAAATGTGGTCGATTCCCGTTTTCGTACAGATATAAATCTGGTAGGGATCAGTTCCCTTTTTGGCAATGATTTTTATTCGGTAGGTTTAAGTGACCTGGATACAGATACGGATTTTGCTGATGATTCTTTTTTAGATCCAAGCGATAGCAACAACCTTTTTGGTAATGCAGATATATTAGGACCTTCTTTTATGTTTAATATTAATGCCAAGAATAGTATTGCATTAACCACTCGCGGAAGAGTCCTTTACAATGTTAATGATATTAGCGGACAAACCTATGAAAGTCTGATTGAAGATTTTGACGATCAAGATGATTTTATGGTTAACGAAGGTGACTTTTTTGTTACCGGAACTGCCTGGGCCGAGATAGGCTTAACCTACGGAAGGGTTTTAATGGACAAACAAACGCACTTTTTAAAAGGTGGACTTACTTTAAAATATATCCAAGGTATTGCAAACTTTTATACCTTAGGTGAAAATGTGACATTGGATTATGATGCAGATGGTACCGCCCTACCTGGAGGACAAACATCCGGTACTATTGAAACTACCGGAACAGTAACTTACGGATCTAATAGTGATGATGAATTCGATGATTTTGAAGTTGCTGAAAGTGCAACTGGGTTTGGTGCTGATTTGGGACTGGTTTATGAATGGCGACCTGATTATAAAGAGTATCAAATAAAAAATAAAGAAGGAGAAACAGTGTGGGACCGTAATGTTAATAAATACAAACTAAAATTTGGGATGTCCCTTACCGATCTGGGGAGTATCAACTTTGACGGAGGTACCCAAACTACCTATAATATCAACGGTTCAATTACCGAGGAAGAATATGATAACGCTGAAAACATTGAGGAAGCTTTAAACGACTTCTATACCGTTATTGATGATGGTGCATCTGAAAATTCAGTTCTGCCAACAGCATTACATGTCAATGGAGATTGGAATATTAACCATAAGTTTTATGTAAACTTAAACGCTGATTTATCCTTAACTTCCAAATCTAAGCTTAATGCCAATAGGATTACTAATATTGTAACTCTTACACCTCGTTTTGAGAGAAAGTGGTTTACTTTTCAGGTGCCTTTAAGCGTACTTCAATATTCTGGTTTTCAAGCAGGAACAGGCTTTAGAGCTGGTCCTTTATACTTAGGTTCAGGATCTATTATCTCTTCGTTAATATCTGATAATGTAAATGCAATAGATTTTTATTTTGGCTTAAAAGTACCTATTTACCATAGAAAGGTAAAAGATCAGGATGGGGATGGTATTAAAGATAAAGTAGATGAATGTCCGCTACAACCTGGACCTGCTGCAAACTTTGGGTGTCCATGGCCTGATAATGATAATGACGGTTTATTGGATAAAGATGATACGTGTCCGGAAGTACCTGGACCAGAAGAAAATAAAGGTTGCCCTTGGCCAGATACTGATGAAGACGGATTACTAGATAAAGACGATGCTTGTCCGGAAGTAGCAGGACCTCAAGAAAATAACGGTTGCCCGTGGTCAGATACTGATAATGACGGAGTTGCTGATAAAGATGATCAATGTCCTGATGTAGTAGGAACTGTAGTAAATAATGGATGTCCTGAAGTAACTGAAGAAATTCAGAATACTTTGAACGAGTATGCTAAAACGATACTTTTTAACTTAGGAAAATCATCCATTAAAGAAGAATCCGACGCTGTTTTACAGGATATTGTGGCTATTTTAAATGAGTATCCTACGGCAAAATTTAGTATTGAAGGTCATACGGATAGTTCTGGTAGTAATATTACAAACCAAAAATTATCGGATGCTCGCGCAAATGCCGTAAAAACCTATTTAATTGACAAAGGAATTGATCAATTTAGGCTTTCAGCAATTGGATTTGGTGAAGACCGCCCGATTGCTTCTAACAAAACAAAGGTAGGAAGAGCTCAAAACCGAAGAGTTGAAATTAACCTGGTAAAAGAATAA
- a CDS encoding TetR/AcrR family transcriptional regulator, with translation MPKVETFNREEIVVKAMQVFHDKGYNGTSMQDLVDSTGLNRSSIYNSFGNKLEMFVEVLKYYENLHATRTQKELTSVSNPKEMLRLLFKLLLQDVLKNPDKKGCMIVNCKSEMANCNSTVKRFLTNNQNNMLKMLQDILEKGVQQKVFNNKKTTTQYALYLLSAIQGFRMTSILNKNENELRAIIDTILVPINN, from the coding sequence ATGCCAAAAGTCGAAACCTTTAATAGAGAAGAGATTGTTGTAAAAGCCATGCAGGTTTTTCATGATAAAGGTTATAATGGTACTTCCATGCAGGATTTAGTAGATAGTACCGGATTAAATCGTTCCAGTATCTATAATTCCTTTGGTAATAAATTAGAGATGTTTGTGGAAGTTTTAAAATATTATGAAAATCTTCATGCTACCAGAACACAAAAGGAATTAACAAGCGTATCAAATCCGAAAGAGATGCTTCGACTCTTGTTTAAATTACTTTTACAGGATGTTTTAAAAAATCCGGACAAAAAAGGTTGTATGATTGTAAACTGTAAATCAGAAATGGCAAATTGCAATTCAACTGTAAAGCGTTTTTTAACCAATAATCAGAATAATATGTTGAAAATGTTGCAAGATATTTTGGAAAAAGGGGTTCAACAAAAAGTTTTTAATAATAAAAAAACAACTACCCAATACGCATTATATCTACTTTCTGCTATTCAGGGATTTCGAATGACTTCTATTTTAAATAAAAATGAAAACGAACTACGGGCTATTATAGATACTATTCTAGTTCCAATTAATAACTAA
- the cmk gene encoding (d)CMP kinase, with protein sequence MKEKKIVVAIDGYSSTGKSTVAKQLAKKLEYIYVDTGAMYRAVTLYTMRQNWISQNSFDQEALEQALVSIRIRFEINPSIGLADILLNDENVEKYIRKLEVSQHVSQVAAISAVRKKLVALQKEMGKERGVVMDGRDIGTVVFPDAELKIFMTATPEDRAQRRFKEMKERGDVVEYKDVLENVKQRDHIDSTRKDSPLQKAKDAIEIDNSSMSLEEQFQCILQLAKEKITEISG encoded by the coding sequence TTGAAAGAAAAAAAAATTGTTGTTGCCATTGACGGATATTCTTCTACAGGTAAAAGTACGGTAGCAAAACAATTAGCCAAAAAACTCGAGTATATTTATGTCGATACTGGTGCCATGTATCGAGCGGTAACCCTTTATACGATGCGTCAAAATTGGATTTCGCAAAATAGTTTTGATCAGGAAGCTCTTGAACAAGCCTTGGTCTCAATTCGTATTCGTTTTGAAATAAATCCTTCTATTGGCTTAGCTGATATTCTTTTAAATGATGAGAATGTAGAAAAATATATAAGAAAACTGGAAGTATCACAACATGTCAGCCAGGTCGCTGCTATAAGTGCCGTCCGAAAAAAATTAGTGGCTTTACAAAAGGAAATGGGCAAAGAACGAGGGGTAGTTATGGACGGTAGGGATATTGGTACGGTAGTTTTTCCGGACGCCGAACTTAAAATTTTTATGACTGCAACCCCTGAAGATCGTGCCCAACGTCGATTTAAAGAAATGAAAGAACGAGGAGATGTAGTTGAATATAAAGATGTGCTGGAAAATGTAAAACAAAGAGATCATATTGATAGTACCCGTAAAGACTCTCCCTTACAAAAAGCTAAAGATGCTATAGAAATTGATAATTCATCTATGTCCCTTGAAGAGCAATTTCAATGTATCCTACAACTAGCAAAAGAAAAAATTACTGAAATTTCAGGATGA
- a CDS encoding SDR family oxidoreductase: MSTFNNKTILITGGTSGIGKAVAKEFLAEGAKVLITSRKKGNLDQTINELGGSIHGIQSDASSMDDLKELSKHIKEYSDTIDVLFVNAGFGKFSPIEEASEDFFDSQMNVLVKGGFFTVKEVLPLIKEGGTIVFNTSVVTDVAMPGASVYGAAKSAVQYLVKSFANEFKDRKIRVNAVSPGPIETNFFNEAGVPDEHQQQMAEQILSQVPMNRFGKPEEIAKTVKFLASEEASYITGHEIQVDGGMVQV, encoded by the coding sequence ATGTCAACATTTAATAACAAAACAATTTTAATTACAGGAGGTACCAGTGGTATTGGTAAAGCAGTCGCTAAAGAATTTTTAGCAGAAGGCGCAAAAGTTTTGATTACCAGCCGAAAAAAAGGAAATCTGGATCAAACCATTAACGAATTAGGCGGTTCCATTCATGGAATTCAGAGTGATGCCAGTTCTATGGATGATCTAAAAGAGCTATCGAAGCATATTAAAGAATATTCGGATACTATTGATGTACTTTTTGTTAATGCAGGATTTGGAAAATTTTCTCCGATAGAAGAAGCTTCCGAAGATTTTTTTGATTCTCAAATGAACGTATTGGTCAAAGGTGGGTTTTTCACTGTAAAAGAAGTACTTCCCTTGATCAAAGAAGGAGGTACTATTGTTTTTAATACGAGCGTAGTTACTGATGTGGCGATGCCGGGCGCTAGTGTTTATGGTGCTGCTAAAAGTGCTGTACAATATTTAGTTAAAAGTTTTGCTAACGAATTTAAAGACCGAAAGATTCGGGTGAACGCAGTTAGCCCTGGTCCTATTGAAACTAATTTCTTTAACGAAGCAGGTGTCCCGGATGAACATCAACAACAAATGGCGGAGCAAATCTTATCTCAGGTGCCTATGAACCGTTTTGGAAAGCCGGAAGAAATTGCTAAAACCGTGAAATTTCTTGCCTCAGAAGAAGCCAGTTATATTACCGGTCATGAAATTCAGGTAGACGGCGGAATGGTTCAAGTATAA
- a CDS encoding MOSC domain-containing protein: MKVKSVNIGSPTTVSWKAKEVTTGIYKYPVDKEIYLDKEDVAGDSVIDRRYHGGVDKACYLYSADHYAYWQGLYPYLEWNYGMFGENITLEGLKEENLFLGDIYQLGQAKVQITQPREPCFKLGIRFGTQKVLKQFLNKTFCGSYLKVIEPGAVIKGDTMQLLEGGNSPLSIAELYKLFFFPEVLKEDLENALGETLLTGHNRENLQNRLKILT, encoded by the coding sequence ATGAAAGTTAAATCCGTAAATATTGGTAGTCCTACCACAGTTTCCTGGAAAGCTAAAGAAGTTACAACCGGTATTTATAAATATCCGGTTGATAAAGAGATATATCTGGATAAAGAAGATGTAGCTGGTGATTCGGTAATTGATCGTAGGTATCATGGGGGAGTAGATAAAGCTTGTTATCTTTATAGCGCAGATCACTACGCATATTGGCAAGGTCTTTATCCGTATCTGGAGTGGAACTACGGTATGTTTGGAGAGAATATTACCTTAGAAGGGTTAAAAGAAGAAAACCTATTTCTTGGTGATATTTATCAACTGGGACAGGCTAAAGTTCAAATCACCCAACCTCGTGAGCCTTGCTTCAAACTAGGAATCCGTTTTGGTACACAAAAAGTTTTAAAGCAGTTTCTAAATAAAACTTTCTGCGGAAGTTACCTGAAAGTTATAGAACCGGGAGCAGTTATAAAAGGGGATACCATGCAGCTACTAGAAGGTGGGAACAGCCCTCTAAGTATTGCAGAGTTGTATAAATTATTCTTTTTTCCTGAGGTTCTAAAAGAAGATCTGGAGAATGCGCTAGGCGAAACTTTATTAACCGGTCATAATAGAGAAAACTTACAAAACCGACTGAAGATTTTAACTTAA
- the recQ gene encoding DNA helicase RecQ, with the protein MITEKEKLSTLKEYFGYDQFRPLQSEIIQGIFDKKDQMVVMPTGGGKSLCYQLPALLLPGTTLVISPLIALMKDQVDGLKANGVEAAYLNSSQSQTEHQSIFNELLAKNTKLLYIAPESLSVIDTVISQLEISMIAIDEAHCISAWGHDFRPAYTQLGYLKNKFPEVPIVALTATADKATRTDICQQLNIPHAELFLASFNRKNLFLEVRPGIKRVEQILNFINSKPEESGIIYCLSRKNTEMLRDKLKAKGFLAEAYHAGLPHDRREKVQEDFINDRIAIVCATIAFGMGIDKSNVRWVIHYNLPKNMEGYYQEIGRAGRDGLPSATLLFHSYADVVQLQRFADMSGNQEVQLAKLERMKQYAESLSCRRKILLSYFGEHIEKDCGHCDVCKNPPEFIDGTIVAQKALSCIIRLGEEEPIGTLIDVLRGAQNATVLDNNYQQLKTYGIGRDLSWQDWQQYIIQLINQGFVEIAFHLNNKLKITPRAKKVLFEGEKVRLANLKAIEKQKETLKKAAKTIQEDTLFQRLRKLRLSIAQKNDIPAYQIFSDATLKDIEKSRPLTDDEFLQVNGVGRAKMQKYGHQFIKEILAFSSEKRTKTKKRLASGDSYKLTLDLLNQGKTPEEISTERGLALSTIYGHLFKLSEAGHKLDLTAFIDASSLKAIEKAREELKNPDKLKVYFDYFEETMDYNTIRMALIVLDQKETN; encoded by the coding sequence ATGATTACAGAAAAGGAAAAGCTCTCCACCTTAAAAGAATATTTTGGTTACGACCAGTTCAGGCCATTACAAAGTGAAATCATCCAGGGTATATTTGATAAAAAAGATCAGATGGTAGTCATGCCTACCGGAGGAGGTAAATCTTTATGTTATCAACTACCTGCACTACTTTTACCTGGAACTACCCTTGTGATCTCGCCACTCATTGCCTTGATGAAAGACCAGGTAGACGGTTTAAAAGCTAACGGCGTAGAAGCAGCTTATTTAAATAGTAGTCAATCCCAAACAGAACATCAATCAATTTTTAACGAGTTACTTGCCAAGAACACAAAGTTATTATATATAGCTCCCGAAAGTTTATCGGTAATTGATACCGTTATATCACAATTAGAAATTTCAATGATTGCTATTGATGAGGCGCATTGTATTTCGGCCTGGGGACATGATTTCAGACCAGCATATACACAACTAGGTTACTTAAAGAATAAATTTCCGGAAGTACCAATCGTAGCGTTAACCGCAACTGCAGATAAAGCTACCCGTACGGATATTTGCCAGCAACTGAACATTCCGCATGCAGAACTTTTCCTTGCTTCTTTTAACCGAAAAAACCTTTTTTTGGAAGTTCGCCCCGGTATCAAGCGGGTTGAACAAATTTTAAATTTTATCAATTCAAAACCTGAGGAAAGTGGGATCATCTATTGCTTAAGTCGGAAGAATACGGAGATGCTACGGGATAAGTTAAAGGCAAAAGGATTTTTAGCTGAAGCCTATCACGCCGGGTTACCACATGACAGACGGGAAAAAGTACAGGAAGATTTTATTAACGACCGGATCGCTATTGTTTGTGCTACCATTGCCTTTGGGATGGGGATTGATAAATCTAATGTCCGCTGGGTGATTCATTATAACTTACCTAAAAACATGGAAGGCTATTACCAGGAAATCGGTCGGGCTGGTAGGGATGGGCTTCCTTCTGCTACCTTACTCTTTCATAGTTATGCAGATGTTGTACAGTTACAGAGGTTTGCAGACATGTCCGGAAACCAGGAGGTGCAATTAGCCAAACTAGAACGGATGAAGCAGTATGCAGAATCTTTAAGTTGCCGCAGGAAAATTTTACTTAGCTATTTTGGGGAACATATCGAGAAAGATTGTGGACATTGCGATGTTTGTAAAAATCCACCTGAATTTATTGACGGAACTATAGTAGCACAAAAAGCATTATCCTGTATTATACGCTTAGGAGAAGAAGAACCCATCGGGACGCTTATTGATGTATTACGAGGGGCACAGAATGCTACGGTACTGGATAATAACTACCAGCAGTTAAAAACCTACGGAATTGGCAGGGATCTTTCCTGGCAGGATTGGCAACAATACATCATTCAGTTAATTAATCAGGGATTTGTTGAAATTGCTTTTCATCTCAATAATAAACTTAAGATTACACCTAGAGCCAAAAAAGTATTATTTGAAGGAGAAAAAGTACGTCTTGCTAATTTAAAAGCTATTGAAAAGCAAAAAGAAACGCTAAAGAAAGCAGCAAAAACAATTCAAGAAGATACCTTATTCCAAAGACTACGAAAACTACGATTATCTATTGCACAAAAAAACGACATTCCTGCCTATCAGATCTTTAGTGATGCTACTTTAAAAGATATAGAGAAATCCAGGCCGTTAACAGACGATGAATTTTTACAGGTAAATGGTGTTGGTCGAGCTAAAATGCAAAAATACGGGCATCAATTTATCAAAGAGATTTTAGCCTTTTCTTCAGAAAAAAGAACTAAAACTAAAAAGAGGCTTGCTAGTGGTGATTCTTATAAACTAACCCTCGACCTTTTAAATCAAGGAAAAACTCCAGAAGAAATCAGTACAGAACGAGGATTAGCGTTGAGTACTATTTACGGACATCTCTTTAAATTATCAGAAGCTGGTCACAAACTTGACTTAACTGCTTTTATTGATGCTTCTTCCTTAAAAGCTATTGAAAAAGCCAGGGAAGAACTAAAAAATCCGGATAAACTTAAAGTATATTTTGATTATTTTGAAGAAACAATGGATTATAATACTATACGTATGGCTCTGATTGTTTTAGATCAAAAAGAAACTAATTAA